CTGACCAGACTGCGAATGTGCGAAAGAGAGTCGCCCGTGTTCTTCGTTGCGACAAGATTCGAATGACGTTCCGAAATGCGTCGGTATTCCGGACCAGAAACGATCCGTTTGGCACGCGGGAGGTTGTAATGCATGAATTCACAGTCCGGGAAACGTCCGCAGGTTTGATCGAAAAATTCGAATACCTCGGCCTCGTTCAATGCTCCCCAGCTGGGAAGTGAAATCTGAAATTGTCGTACGCCCGCATCGAGACAACGCTCGATACGCTCCACAATCGTTCCCAGTGACAGGTGAATCACACCCACCATTGGTTCGGCATCCGCCTTTTGCATTTCATCGACAAAGGCACTGACGATCTTGTCGAACTGCTGATCCGTCACTGCGTATCCTTCGCCAGCCGTACCAAACAGATACAAGTGACGAGTTCCTTCCAATGCGGTACGGACACCACGTCGAAAAATCGATTCAAGGAAACGTTCCTCTTCATCCCAGGGAATTTCACAGGTGCCCATAATACAGGTGGGGTAGCGTTTCATTTCTCTATTCATCCTGTGAGTGACCCTGACGCTGGAAACATCATGTTACTGTTCCGGGGCGCATGCTATCCGGAAGTAAATCCGAACAATTTTTCGGCAGTGCCGCCGAAGATCTTTGAGCGGTCATCAGTTGAAAGATGTGCCAACAGTTCGGATGCCTGCTCGCGGTAGTCTCGATAAGTTTCGCCGGTTGCCTCCGCATTGAAGCCGCCACCATACATCATCCGATCGGGACCGTAGGCATCGGTGAGTCTGCGAACGATCGGCTTCACATCACGATGAGGATATTGAGTCTGATCGGGCAGCGACGACACTTTCATCACCGTATTGGCGAACCGTGACCAGCGGATGACGACGTCGTGTTCTTTGATCGTTCCCTGCATGGGGCGTCCCAAATGGTCGATGACCACAGTGACTTTTGAAAACTCTTTGATCAGTGATTCAAACCCAGGAGCGTAACGTGGTTCAAAGTGAAGCTGAATCGCCAGTCCCAGATCAGCGGCGGTTTTCCACAGATTGCGGAGCTCCTTCGTTCCAAACGGGGGTAGTCGGCGAGGTGCATAGGCGTGAATTCGTGCCGCCACAATCTGATCAGGATTTCTCTGTACCAGCGGCCCCATGCCATCAACGGACCCTGGACGATCCGCGAAAAATAAACACGTTCCTTTCAGTTGACTGCCGCCGGCCTTCAAACAATGTTCCAGATAACGGTGATCATCCTGATATGGCTCGGGATGAACAACGACGGCAAAGTCGACACCAGCCCCGGTCATGCAGTTCAGCAAATGTTTCGGAGTCGCTGCCGAATCAGGCTGATACGGTGCATGATTGTGATAGGGGAATTCGGAATCCTTTCCGGCGAAACAATGGAGATGCGTGTCAATAACGACAGATTG
This window of the Fuerstiella sp. genome carries:
- a CDS encoding dihydrodipicolinate synthase family protein; translation: MKRYPTCIMGTCEIPWDEEERFLESIFRRGVRTALEGTRHLYLFGTAGEGYAVTDQQFDKIVSAFVDEMQKADAEPMVGVIHLSLGTIVERIERCLDAGVRQFQISLPSWGALNEAEVFEFFDQTCGRFPDCEFMHYNLPRAKRIVSGPEYRRISERHSNLVATKNTGDSLSHIRSLVRDAPELQHFLSEDGYVYGSLFGECSILASFVMNFPKLYSLLEAGQKSDVATLTSIQRELNIVSQTLFETIPGGRIDGAYDKLFSKMYHAEFPLRMLPPYTGSSDKEFQIFVDLLQERLPEWVPSQNSSNA
- a CDS encoding amidohydrolase; this translates as MLKLTRRQLLHSATATIPLLPALPVGKAAVAQEKQSVVIDTHLHCFAGKDSEFPYHNHAPYQPDSAATPKHLLNCMTGAGVDFAVVVHPEPYQDDHRYLEHCLKAGGSQLKGTCLFFADRPGSVDGMGPLVQRNPDQIVAARIHAYAPRRLPPFGTKELRNLWKTAADLGLAIQLHFEPRYAPGFESLIKEFSKVTVVIDHLGRPMQGTIKEHDVVIRWSRFANTVMKVSSLPDQTQYPHRDVKPIVRRLTDAYGPDRMMYGGGFNAEATGETYRDYREQASELLAHLSTDDRSKIFGGTAEKLFGFTSG